The nucleotide sequence GGATAAGCTTAGCGTAAAAGAAAACATTAGCCTGATTAGCGACATGTACGACACGCACCTTGACGTAGACGAAGTCATCAAACTGCTCGACTTGGACGATAAAACCAAAACCAAATTCGAAAACCTCTCAGGTGGCTTAAAACAACGCGTAGGCATCGCAGCAGCCTTGGTAAGCGACCCCAAAGTTGTGTTCCTTGATGAACCCACCACAGGCTTAGACCCAAAAGCACGCCGCGACGTCTGGTCAGTAATCGCTAACCTTCGCAAACTAAACAAAACCGTCTTTCTAACCACGCATTACATGGAAGAAGCCCAAGTCCTCGCCGACCGCATAGCCATCATGGACAAAGGCAAAATCGCCGCCATCGGCTCCACCCAGCAACTCATAACAAAGCACGGCGGACTCAAAGTGCTGATAATTCGCAAACCCGAAAAAACCCTTGCTGAGCAGCTGCAGAAAAAATTCAAAAACGCCATACTGAACCACGACAGCGACGTCGAAATCAAGGTTGACAACGTCGAGGAACTGTGGCGTATCATGTCAGGCTTAACCGAAATGAAGCTCGATAAGGACTTGGAGATTCAAACCCCCACAATCGAAGACGTTTTCCTCAAAATCACGGGTGGACGCATAACTGAGGAGGGCGAACTGAACTGAAATTCGTAGCAATTTTCATGGCGGTTACTAAGAACTGGATTAGAAGCCGCTCAGGCTTGTTCTTTAGCATCATGTTCCCGATTTTGCTGCTTGTGGTTTTCGGCTCGATTTTCTCTAACGTGGGCGGCGCAAGCAGCTACGGCTTATTTGTGCAGAACATGGACCAAACCAACGGCGAACCCACAGAGCTCTCACAAGCCTTCGTGGACGCACTCAACAGCACCGAAACATTTGCCATAACCACCATTCCGCCAGACGCGAACGCCACAACCTACGCCCAAGACGCCCTTGGACCCTTAGGCGGCAACATGCGCATACTCGTCATATCCGAAGGCTTCCATGACGACCTGATAAACGGAACCATGCGCGTACGCCTAGGCATTTGCCATGACACCCTGAACATGTCCTACGAGTACTTTGCACCGTACATCAACGGAACTGAAGCTGCCCAAATCCAAGAGGGCATGGAACAGATGCAACTGTTCATCGACGAGTTCCCCGAAGTAAACGCTTCTTTAACTATAATGCTGGATTCAGGTGACCAATCCGCTGGAACCGTATACAGCATCATCGGCAGCGTAGCCAACGCGTTTAACTACGAACTCATCGGAGCCAAAAACATAATCGTCATCAACCAAGAATCCGTAACCTCCACACAATTTAGCACTGTAGACTTCTACATCCCAGGCATAACCGCAGCCTTCATCATGACCAATGGCATAATCGGGTTAACCTCCACTAACACCGAATTCAAACGCCGCGGCATCATCAAACGCCTCTCCATAACGCCTCTCACCAAGATGGACTGGGTCATAGGCTCCATCCTAAGCCAGACCCTTCTAAACCTTATACTTGCCTTCATCATGATAGGCGTAGGCTGGCTGCTCTTCGACGTCCGCGTAATACCCGACGCCATAACCATCCTTATGATATTCTTGGGTTCAGTCATGTTCTCAGGCATAGGCATGAGCCTCGCAGGGCTGTTCAAAGACATAGAAGCCGCCAACGCAGTCGGAAACGCCATAGCCTTCCCCATGATGTTCCTCTCAGGCACCTTCTTCCCCTTAGAAATGATGCCCGACTACCTACAAACAATCTCCAAAGTCCTGCCCCTAACCTACTTCTCAGAAGGACTCAAAGCCGCCATGATAACCCAAAACCTCGACACCATCATATTCAACATCACCATCGTCGCCGCCATCGCAGTAGCCTTCATCATCATCGGAACCCTCGTCACACGCTGGAAAAGCAAATAACCCCACTTCCCCAACCCCCACACCCTTCTTCATCTACAAATTCAAAACCGCTACAAAACCGCTACAACACCGTCCAAACCAACCTATTAGCTGCCTATTTGGCTGCTGTTTTTAATTGTATGCAGAAACGATAGGGGGAGGGGGGTCTACGTGGATTCAAAAAAGAGTTATATTCCTTGATGGGTTTTTGTTCCCAAACAGCTTAGTTTCAGTTGGATGTTTATGGTCGCCCCCGATAGCAGTGCAGAAAACAATAATGGCGAGATGGTGGTTACGCCTTGGGAGGTTAAGGGTAAAGTTGATTATGAGCGGCTTATTCGCGAGTTTGGTACGCAGCCCTTAACTGATGAGCTTCTTGATAAAGTTGCAAAGTACACCGACGAGCTTCACTTGCAGATTCAGCGTCACATCTTCTTTAGCCACCGCGACCTAGACACTGTGCTTAACCTGTACGAGCAAGGCAAAAAATTCGTTCTCTACACAGGCAGAGGTCCCTCAGGACCCGTACACATCGGGCACCTTGTTCCCTGGATATTCACCAAGCACCTGCAAGAAAAATTCGACACGCGCCTGTACTTCCAGATGACCGACGACGAAAAATACCTCATCAGCGACCGCGCCACCCTCAAGCAGACACGCCAAAACGCGTATGAAAACGCCCTTGACCTCATAGCAGTTGGGTTCAAACCCGAAAACACGTTTATCATCTACGATGTTGAAGACATGGATTTGCTCTACGACATCATCCTTGAAATCGCCAAACGCATCACCTACAGCACGGCACGCAGCACCTTTGGCTTCCAAGACAGCACCAACATCGGCTGGGTATTCTGGCCCGCCATACAAGCCGCTCCCTGCTTTTTGCACAAAAAACTCACAGGCGAAAACGTCCCCGCCCTAATCCCCGCAGCCATCGACCAAGACCCGTACTGGCGCGTAACCCGAGACATCGCCCCAAAACTCGGCTACCACAAACCCGCCCAAATCCACTGCCGCTTCCTCCCCGGATTAGCTGCAGGAGGCAAAATGAGCGCGAGCATGCCTGAAACCAGCATATTCACCATGGACCCCCCCGACGTCGTCAAAAAGAAAATCTGGAACGCGTTTACGGGCGGCAAAGGAACCGCAGCCGAGCAACGCAAACTAGGCGCAAACCCGCACGTATGCAGCATATTCCAATACTACTTTTACCTGTTTGAAGAAGACAACCAGAAGCTATCGGAGCGCGAACGCAAATGCCAAGCAGGCGAAATGCTCTGCGGAGAATGCAAAAAAGACATCGTCGAAAAACTAAACAAGTTCTTGGAGCAGCATCGTGAGCGCCGAGAAAAAGCCAAAGACACCATCAACCAGTACCACATCAAACGTTAACCACCCTTTTTAGGAGCTTCTCACTTTTCTGGTTCCTCTGGTTTTGGGTTGCGCAAGCCTTTTATGTTTGAAATGACTATGGGTCATTGTGTGACCATTGGTCATTTAGTGAATGGCGGTCAATAAGTTGACGGTTGAACGAAAAGAAAAAGAAAAAGAACTGCGGCGAAGTCAGATTCTCGATGCTGCTCAGGAGCTTTTCTTCTCTGAAAGCTACGACAAAATCACCATTGCCTCAATTGCCAAGGCGGCGCAGCTTGCTAAAGGCACGTTGTATCTGTATTTTTCCAGTAAGGAGGCGCTTTATTGTGCGGTTTCTCTGAGGGGGGCTCGGTTGTTAAATGAGATGTTTCATGAAGCAGTAGCTGGGAAGCCGTCGGGGTTGGAGAAGGCTTCTGCGCTTGGCATGACCTATTACGAATTCTATAGGCGCTATCCTCAGTATTTTGAGATGTGTATGCACGCTGAGAACCTGCCCACGGTGTGCAGTGATGACGTTAACGCTTTAGAGTTGCAGCGGGTAAGCTTTGCAAACCTCGAAGTAGTGCTAAACGCTATAACAGAGGGTACCCACGACGGCTCCATAAAACCTGACCTAGACCCCCTGTTGACCTCGATTTTCCTCATACAATCCACACGAACCATGATACAGCTTCCAACAAGCTTCAAAATGATTCTCACGCAAACAGGCACAGACCAAGCTGCAACCGTAAAATTCGCCCTGCAGGCGCTACGTCATTTCCTACAAAACACCGAAAACAAAAAACTGGAGGAGAAAAAATAGGATGCAAGCTGTAATTTTTGATGGAGCCGCTGAAGATGATTTGGCGGTTAATGAAATTGAGACTGCATTGTGCAGTCAGCTACGCCGTAGCGGCTGGGCGGTAGAGCTAATCAAGCTTCGGGAAAAACAAATCGCAGAATGCCTTGGCTGTTTTGGCTGCTGGATAAAAACTCCCGGAGAATGCGTCATCGACGACTACGGCAGAGAAACCACAAAAAAAGTCGTGCAAAGCGACCTGCTAATCTGGGTCACTCCAATAACTTTTGGCGGATACTCTTCAGAACTAAAAAAAGCAATTGACCGCATCATACCCATGCTGATGCCCTACTTTGAATCCTACCACGGAGAAATCCACCACCAAATGCGCTACGAAAAATCGCCCAAACTAATAGTCATCGGAACCCACGCCGCCAACACGCAAACCACCGACACCTTCAAGGCGCTGACCCTTAGAAACGCCCTAAACATGCGACCCCCAAAATATGCCGTCGGAACCTTCCAAACCGACCAAAGCACCAAGGAAGCCTCAGCGTTTGTCGGTGACTTGCTCAAGCAGGTGGAGGTAGTTGCATGAACGCGCCCAAATCTGTCTTGTTGATAAACGGCAGCCCCAGATGCGAAAAAAGCAACTCACGCGCTATCGCAAAAAACCTAACCGACAAACTGGAGAAGAAAGGCGTAAAATCCAGCGAAGCCACCGTTGTTAGGCTAATTAACACTGCGCAGGGACGCAAAAAACTCTTGGACCTTGTGGACGCTGCGGACATTTTGGTTCTTGCCGCGCCCCTCTACGTTGACAGTATCCCCTCGTTTACCATAAAAGCCATGGAACTAATCTGCAGCCACCGCAAAGCCACATCCCAACCCCGCCGGTCTATGCTGGTTCCTGTTATGAACTGCGGCTTTCCCGAAATAGAGCACATGAAAATCGCGGTCCAAATCATGCAACACTTTGCTTTGGAGTCAAATCTTGAGTGGGGTGGTGAGGTCATTGTTGGTATGGGCGAGGCTTTGAATGGTGAATTAAGTGATGAAAACAAGATGACTAGAAACTTGATTAAGGGGCTTGGTTTGGCTTCTGAGGCTCTTGTTCAGGGACAGGTTATTTCGGATGAGGCCAAGACTTTGACTGTTAAACCGTTTCTACCGCTGTTTGTATCAAAGCCGATGCTGCGTTGGTTTGGGCGCCGCGTGTGGAACAAGCAAGCAAAACAAAATGGCGCTCAAGACAAGATGCGAGCAAAACCATACGCGCCTTAGAACCCTCTGACAGTTATGCGTAATAGCTGTTTTACTCCAGTTTTATTTTGCTGCTGCTCCGCCGATTGCTCCGCCTATGGTTGCTGTGACGGTGCCTACTACTGCGATTATACCCGCGAGTATTCCTATGGTGAAGCCCATTGCACCGCCAAATATGCTGCCTGCAACGCTAGAAACTATGCCTGTTAACAAAGCTGTACCTACAACTGCAAATACTGCCATGATGACTGCTCCAAACATGCCTGACAAAAATCCTGCGAGGGCTCCTCGTCCAGCTCCTTGCGCTATAACTCCTGCTGTAAAGCCACCCAAAAATATGCCTATAAAAACGCCAAAAAACGGTATGACTATGCCTAAGGTTATCCCTGCGAATATGGTTGTTATGAAGCCTACAAGGGAAGCTAGGATTACGCTGTTTATCATTGTCCTCTCTATTAGCCTCAAAGGTCTGTTGGATAAAACCCTTCTGTCCTCTGAGTCCTGATGTAAAATCCGTATTTTCACGCATGTTTTACTGTGCGGAGCGTTTTGTTAGAAGTATAGTTCGTGTTCTTGCAGTAGCGCGTAGTATTCTTCGGGGCGTTTTAGTTTTTTGATGTATCCTCTGAAGCGAACGCTGATGGCTGTGCCTTTTTGGGCAAGAATTTCTTTTCGTCGTAGGTAATCCGCGGGTAAGGGTTTAGCCCATCGGTCAACTTTTTCGATGAACACGCCCTGCTCAGAGTCTATGTACTCTTTGTGGACGACTTGGGCGGCTTGCTCCTCAGTTAACCGCGTATAATCTGAAGCCAAGACACAGGTGCCCACGAAGCGACCGCTATTTTTGCCCACCGCATAGAAAACTGCTTTGTCCCCTTTCCTTAGCAGGTCAATTTTGTTCTCGCGTTTGCCGTCTTCAGAGAGTTCCCTGATTGGCCAAAACTCCTCTTTGGTGCGGTGGTCAAACAGTTCCTGCGCTGTTCTGCCAAACAATCCGCCTGTTTCGCTTGTTACCTTGAAAATCCAGTAATTACTCAACGTTTACGTCTCCAATGGGTGAACAGTGTTTCTTTGAAGGGGTTCCTGTTTTATAGCTCTTGTTCTGTCTTTGCTGCAAAAGCGTGGTTACTTGGAGCGAAAGATGTAATTTGGTAACTGCTGATAGGTATGCTGGAAGTGAACTGTTATGTCTGGAAAAGTTGAAGTGAACTCGCAGTATTCGTATCGGCTTATTCATCCTATGCATACCTTTTTGGTTTCCTGTGCGGGTGCGGATGGTAAACCTAACGTTTCGGCTGTGGCTTGGGTTATGCCCGTTAGCAATGACCCCGCGTTGGTGGCAATTAGCCTCTCACCTAAACGTCATTCTCACACGCTTATTGAGGCATCGCAAGAATTCGTGATTAACGTTCCAACCCTTGAGCTTTTGCAGTCCGTTTACGCGTGCGGCTCATTTAGCGGCAGAAGTTTTGACAAATTCAAGAAAGCAGGCCTAACCGCTGCGCCAGCCAAAAAAGTCAAAGCCCCAATCGTGCAGGAATGCATAGCCCACATAGAATGCAAAGTCTACGACCAAGTAACCGCAGGCGACCACACCCTATTCATCGGAAAAATCCTTCAAACCTACGCAGATCCAGGCGTCTTCACAGAACGCTACTCGCTCGAAAACGCAAAAATGCTCTACCACGCAGGTGGCAACAACTTCGCCCTACTAGACCCCAAAATCTACAAACCCTAACCTTTTCCTTTTCCCCTCAATTTCCTTTTTTATTGTGCACTACTAATTTAAGTGTCTGTATATCTAACAAAGGCAGACCGTGACGAAGTGAACCCGTATGCCCACTTATGACCAAGAAGCCATAGAAAAGTTCTATTTATCAGGTAAAATTCTTCGTGAAACCCGCGAAACCATGAAGAGCTATGTCCGCGAGAACATGTCCGTGCTGGAGATTTGCGAAAAAGCCGAAGCCCTCATACGTGAAAAAGGCGGCAAACCCGCGTTTCCCTGCAACGTCTCCATCAACGAAGTAGCTGCACACTACAGCTCACCCCCTGGCGATAAAAGCACGGTACCCGAAAAATCCGTAGTCAAACTAGACATGGGCGTACACGTCGACGGCTACGTAACCGACACTGCCACCACCGTCTGCTTTGACCCCCAATACGACTTGATGACGCAAGCCGCACAAGCAGCCCTAGCCGCCGCAACTGAAAACATCCGCGCAGGCATCACCCCCTCTAAAATCGGAGGCATAATCGAGAACACCATAAAAAACCGTGGCTTCAAACCCATATCCAACCTCACAGGGCACTCAGTGGGACGCTACATCATTCACGCGGGAACCAGCATCCCAAATGTTCATCAAGTTACTTTCTC is from Candidatus Bathyarchaeota archaeon and encodes:
- a CDS encoding ABC transporter ATP-binding protein, producing MGSAVIEVADLVKRYDELNAVNGISFDVKEGEVFAFLGPNGAGKTTTVEILECIRPLTSGNARICGLDVTRESDVKQIKKIIGVLPQDFNALDKLSVKENISLISDMYDTHLDVDEVIKLLDLDDKTKTKFENLSGGLKQRVGIAAALVSDPKVVFLDEPTTGLDPKARRDVWSVIANLRKLNKTVFLTTHYMEEAQVLADRIAIMDKGKIAAIGSTQQLITKHGGLKVLIIRKPEKTLAEQLQKKFKNAILNHDSDVEIKVDNVEELWRIMSGLTEMKLDKDLEIQTPTIEDVFLKITGGRITEEGELN
- a CDS encoding ABC transporter permease is translated as MAVTKNWIRSRSGLFFSIMFPILLLVVFGSIFSNVGGASSYGLFVQNMDQTNGEPTELSQAFVDALNSTETFAITTIPPDANATTYAQDALGPLGGNMRILVISEGFHDDLINGTMRVRLGICHDTLNMSYEYFAPYINGTEAAQIQEGMEQMQLFIDEFPEVNASLTIMLDSGDQSAGTVYSIIGSVANAFNYELIGAKNIIVINQESVTSTQFSTVDFYIPGITAAFIMTNGIIGLTSTNTEFKRRGIIKRLSITPLTKMDWVIGSILSQTLLNLILAFIMIGVGWLLFDVRVIPDAITILMIFLGSVMFSGIGMSLAGLFKDIEAANAVGNAIAFPMMFLSGTFFPLEMMPDYLQTISKVLPLTYFSEGLKAAMITQNLDTIIFNITIVAAIAVAFIIIGTLVTRWKSK
- a CDS encoding tryptophan--tRNA ligase, whose translation is MVAPDSSAENNNGEMVVTPWEVKGKVDYERLIREFGTQPLTDELLDKVAKYTDELHLQIQRHIFFSHRDLDTVLNLYEQGKKFVLYTGRGPSGPVHIGHLVPWIFTKHLQEKFDTRLYFQMTDDEKYLISDRATLKQTRQNAYENALDLIAVGFKPENTFIIYDVEDMDLLYDIILEIAKRITYSTARSTFGFQDSTNIGWVFWPAIQAAPCFLHKKLTGENVPALIPAAIDQDPYWRVTRDIAPKLGYHKPAQIHCRFLPGLAAGGKMSASMPETSIFTMDPPDVVKKKIWNAFTGGKGTAAEQRKLGANPHVCSIFQYYFYLFEEDNQKLSERERKCQAGEMLCGECKKDIVEKLNKFLEQHRERREKAKDTINQYHIKR
- a CDS encoding TetR/AcrR family transcriptional regulator, producing the protein MTVERKEKEKELRRSQILDAAQELFFSESYDKITIASIAKAAQLAKGTLYLYFSSKEALYCAVSLRGARLLNEMFHEAVAGKPSGLEKASALGMTYYEFYRRYPQYFEMCMHAENLPTVCSDDVNALELQRVSFANLEVVLNAITEGTHDGSIKPDLDPLLTSIFLIQSTRTMIQLPTSFKMILTQTGTDQAATVKFALQALRHFLQNTENKKLEEKK
- a CDS encoding flavodoxin family protein; its protein translation is MQAVIFDGAAEDDLAVNEIETALCSQLRRSGWAVELIKLREKQIAECLGCFGCWIKTPGECVIDDYGRETTKKVVQSDLLIWVTPITFGGYSSELKKAIDRIIPMLMPYFESYHGEIHHQMRYEKSPKLIVIGTHAANTQTTDTFKALTLRNALNMRPPKYAVGTFQTDQSTKEASAFVGDLLKQVEVVA
- a CDS encoding NAD(P)H-dependent oxidoreductase — its product is MNAPKSVLLINGSPRCEKSNSRAIAKNLTDKLEKKGVKSSEATVVRLINTAQGRKKLLDLVDAADILVLAAPLYVDSIPSFTIKAMELICSHRKATSQPRRSMLVPVMNCGFPEIEHMKIAVQIMQHFALESNLEWGGEVIVGMGEALNGELSDENKMTRNLIKGLGLASEALVQGQVISDEAKTLTVKPFLPLFVSKPMLRWFGRRVWNKQAKQNGAQDKMRAKPYAP
- a CDS encoding DUF5518 domain-containing protein, giving the protein MINSVILASLVGFITTIFAGITLGIVIPFFGVFIGIFLGGFTAGVIAQGAGRGALAGFLSGMFGAVIMAVFAVVGTALLTGIVSSVAGSIFGGAMGFTIGILAGIIAVVGTVTATIGGAIGGAAAK
- a CDS encoding EVE domain-containing protein is translated as MSNYWIFKVTSETGGLFGRTAQELFDHRTKEEFWPIRELSEDGKRENKIDLLRKGDKAVFYAVGKNSGRFVGTCVLASDYTRLTEEQAAQVVHKEYIDSEQGVFIEKVDRWAKPLPADYLRRKEILAQKGTAISVRFRGYIKKLKRPEEYYALLQEHELYF
- a CDS encoding flavin reductase family protein, which codes for MSGKVEVNSQYSYRLIHPMHTFLVSCAGADGKPNVSAVAWVMPVSNDPALVAISLSPKRHSHTLIEASQEFVINVPTLELLQSVYACGSFSGRSFDKFKKAGLTAAPAKKVKAPIVQECIAHIECKVYDQVTAGDHTLFIGKILQTYADPGVFTERYSLENAKMLYHAGGNNFALLDPKIYKP
- the map gene encoding type II methionyl aminopeptidase, which encodes MPTYDQEAIEKFYLSGKILRETRETMKSYVRENMSVLEICEKAEALIREKGGKPAFPCNVSINEVAAHYSSPPGDKSTVPEKSVVKLDMGVHVDGYVTDTATTVCFDPQYDLMTQAAQAALAAATENIRAGITPSKIGGIIENTIKNRGFKPISNLTGHSVGRYIIHAGTSIPNVHQVTFSKFKAGEVFAIEPFVTTFDANGVVEDAPQRTIFRLVKPKAAKSPLAKQLVKYIEDNCYTLPFSERWLTDALPPKDYAVAFKELLSKKAVMSYPVFVETSRKMVTQAEHTVVIEEDGCSVVS